A stretch of DNA from Juglans microcarpa x Juglans regia isolate MS1-56 chromosome 5D, Jm3101_v1.0, whole genome shotgun sequence:
TCCCTCCACAAAATGTGTCACAGTTAGTATGCAACAACAAAAGGCCACGAGCCTTAGGTACTCAATTGCATCAATTGAAAGAtattcaccccccccccccccccccggctcGCCCCGCCCGCCCGATCCCATCTAATAAACAAGTACACGATCTTTATTACTTTCATTGGACAACCAAGTGCAGATGATAGATTGCAGAcacatatgataaaaatagCCAGAAAATTGTGTAACAGTTAGCATACCAATTTTGGTAGCACTTTATACACATTGAATGGTTGCAAATAGGCAATACAACCTTGCCGTTCATCTCCATGCAAATTCCacattcttcttctctctctaaatcAATTTCAGAGAGCTTTCCTTTGTCCGTCTCatattttctcttgtatttgGCAGCACAAATTTCTCTCTGCTTCCTGTCTTCCACATCAGTGATTCCTCTTTGAAGTTGCATTAAAGAGGGAAATATTACACCTgttcttgaagaaaaaaatgctAAGAATTTGGATTCCTACACggttggaattaaaaaaaaaaaaaaatccaggaaGCTGACAGAAGATTTCTTTGGAACCTATTACCATAGAACTCTTTTAGAGTGGCTTTCCTCTCATGAATATACATGGTGGTCTTCCCATCTTCATATACCTGTGGCAAACCCAAACTATAACAACCTTCACAAAATAAAGGAGCCTACTGCTCAATTagattttaaatagaaattacGGCAATCAAAGAAAGAGACTGAAAACCAAAATACCAATTAATAGATCTGAAAGAAcgatacaaaataaatttacctTGTATATGAGAACTCTAAGCAATCCCAAGGCACCAGCAAGGTGACAATCAGTCCACTGAacaagaaagaggaagaaatgaGCAGCAGGACAGTAGGATAATCTCATCTGAAGACATGCACCATCGTATTCCATTGGATAATCAGAAGCCCTGCATCAACATGACAtactttaactattaaaaaccATCATTTCTAACAAAACCTGCCGAATATACCCGATGGATTGAGTTATTTCTTTCTGTTCAGGAAAAAAAAGGACTAATGAGAATATATCAAAAGCAGAAGATTTATGAAATGCAATCAAAGCAATGCAAGAGCCtaacaaaatagaaatt
This window harbors:
- the LOC121264036 gene encoding E3 ubiquitin-protein ligase AIRP2-like codes for the protein MRKSFKDSLKALEADIQFANTLASDYPMEYDGACLQMRLSYCPAAHFFLFLVQWTDCHLAGALGLLRVLIYKVYEDGKTTMYIHERKATLKEFYGVIFPSLMQLQRGITDVEDRKQREICAAKYKRKYETDKGKLSEIDLEREEECGICMEMNGKVVLPICNHSMCIKCYQNWRIRSQSCPFCRDSLKRVDTDDLWIYISNNEIVDLFTISRENVKRLFMYIDKLPVIVLEPRFDSYDPYRR